Part of the Penaeus monodon isolate SGIC_2016 chromosome 44, NSTDA_Pmon_1, whole genome shotgun sequence genome is shown below.
tgtgtgttgtgtgtgtgtgtgtgtgtgtgtgtgtgtgtgtggtgtgtgtgggtggaaggcgatggaaaactttttttttttacgttgaatatgtatacttttatagaatatatatgttaatatacattattttatatacatacactgtacatattcatacatgtattcatatatctatgtactatttctgtttaaatatgtatatatgtttatgtttaaaaaaaagatgtataaattacacatacacacaaatatccgtgtgtatgtgtacatatctatctatctatctatctatatatacttatacatatatatatatatattatatatatatatatatatatatataaaattatattatatatataaaataaaaatacattaacttttaatataattttgaaaatataggaaatatttaaataagatatagaatatataaaaaacaaataattttttggagagagaaaaggatgtatAAGATAGTACAAAGATATCTGTAATAGATTAAAACAACATAAAGGGGAATATTTTAATATGTCATTAAAACAGATACAATATAAAGGCATTTTATGGGTGTTTCTgtaacaaccacaaacacacacacacacacacacaacacacaccacacacaacaccacaccccaaaaaatatataaaatataataaattataatatatttttatttatattattaaatatttatatattaatatatatatattttgaaacccTGTCTTTtgaattatattgttttaaaataatgttttttcaaaaaaaaaaatacattatgaagttatgcaattttataaaatttttgtacatacaaaaaaaaacatttttatcttaaggaatgaaaataaagaggaaataatttttttaaaaaaaatgtaggtagctgaaaaatatataaaaaaattttaaatatataaataatatatatatataattataaaatatattaaaaatatataaataaatatataattaaattataaattataattttaaaatatatacattttaatatattataatatatatatttatataatataaacacacacacaccataatatatatattatatatatatatatttaatatagatatatgatatatagatgaaatatttatatatatagtatatgaattatataataaatacataaatatatttatatggagagagaaagagttattgTATTATCAGATATTGTAcagatagatatctgtatatatgtatataaacacatacactatatatgacatagttaatatgttatatataccagatacatatatacatatgcatatatgtgtggttctggacacatactacacacacacacacacacacacacacaacacacacacacacacacaacacacacacacacacaccaccacatactatgtagatatataggatataatatatctataataatatatatatatatattagatatatatatatatgttatatatatagtatatatatgatttgctaTACCTGTcctatatgattataattatatgtttatataactaaggttaattcatataaaaactacatatatgtaaggaatgcatatgtataatatattgtgacATACTAAGAGAAATACATTATTGATCAGATAAGGggaaggttatatatataatagatggatttacatatatttattacaaaaaacatatgtatggtattgctgtatatatatatatatatattactatatatattatatattattatatatatcatatatatatttaatatatactattatattcatatataatatatatatatatttatatatatatatatgaatatcatatatatattatatatatatatatacatatatatatatatatatatattatatatatacagatacacacaaaatatatatatatatattatatatatatataatatactataatatatatatatatatataatatatatatatatatatatggtgtgtgtgttgtgcgttgtggaaaaatatgtatgtctcctttatacatatatttaaaaaatttatgttaaataaatataaatgtttcataatttttatacttatgtgtgtgtatgtctgggttcatatatgtgtatatatatttctacataaatatgatgtaattagaatttgtatgtattgtgtgaatatgtatttattgtgtgaaaaaatgatgtatatatatttcaattatatatttactttttttttaataataacatatatatagttaaacaTATCATATAGTTAGGATATAAGTATgtgaatgcaaaatatatattgattagttatatatacaccacatgtatatatgatatattaatatgtgatataataatgttatatcttattatttatatctatatctatcgatactatctatcttatccatctatcttctatgtataatatatatatatatataataatatatatatatatatatatattatatatatattcatttatattatatatataatatatatatatatatatatatatataactatatatatatatatgatatatatttatacatgtatctgtatatatcaatGCATTCATataattgatgtatatatgtgttaagtCATGTATATggctaagattttattttttagacaTTGATGTTAAAGCAGTCTGTTATTTTAGTTCTATTTTTTAGTTCTATTTTCCGTTCACAGGGTGATGATGAGTGTCCTCAGTGATGGGATGCCTTTAGCCCCACTCACGGGCGAGGAAATAGTCGGCATTGGAGTCGGCGTCAAAGAAGAGCTCAGCGAAGATTTCCCCGAAGATGCCTGCTTGGAAATTAAAGAGGAACCACTTGATTATGGAGATGAAACAAGAAATGATGTGTGTAACATGAAAGTGATACATGAAAGTCCTTTCTTTCATAACCTTCATGATCTAAGACCTGAGGCACATGCAAAAGACtcatgtaacttggttcaggattgTAATGACATGTCAAAATTGCAATTTGGGGCTAAGGACTGTGGGAAGACGTGTTCATCAGATGGGGTTCAAGTGATGTATGAGGAAAGTTTGAAGGAAGAACCACAACTAAAAGTGGAATCCATAAGGAAATGTTTTGCATGTGAGGTGTGTGGCAAGGAAGTGTCTCAAAAGAGTCACATCACCTTTCACATGGGAGTCCACAAAAAGGAAAAGCCATACAActgcgagatttgcaataaggcattCCCATCCAAAAGTGTTTTAGAAAAGCATGTTGACGTACACACAGAGGGGAACCCATACAACTGTGAGATTTCCCAAAAAAGGCCTTCCCATATGAATCtagtttttttaatcatatgaCAATGCATACAGATGAGAAACCATTCAGCTATGAACTTTACAACAAGTCCATATCACCAAAGCATAATCTGGTGAAGAacatgagagtgcatacaaagaagaaaacatataGCTGTGACACTTGCAGTAGGAAATTTTCTGAGAGAAGATATCTTGTACAGCACATTAgaatacatacaaaagagaagccatacatctGTGAAATTTGCAACAATACCTTCTTATTGAAAAGTTATTTGGTGAGacacatgagaacacatacaaaggagaagccatacaattGTGAAATTTGTAACAAAGACTTCTCAAGCAAATCTAAAGTAGCAattcatatgagagtacatacaaaggagaagccatacaaatgtgagatttgtaacaagaaCTTTTCGCATAGAGCTAATCTAGCGCGTCATAGGAGATTGCACAcagaggagaagccatacagctgtgagatttgtaacaaagGTTTTTCAGAGAAATATCGTCTAGAAagtcacatgagagtacatacaaaagagaagctatacagctgtgagatttgcaacaaggccttctcataTAAAGAAAGTCTAGGGATTCATATGAGAATGCATAGAAAGGAGGAGACATACagttgtgagatttgcaataaggccttctatgtgaaaagtcatgtagttaggcatatgagagtgcatacaaaacAGAAATCATACCACTGTCAGATTTGCAATAAAGACTTCTCAGAAAAATCGAACCTGATAATCCacatgagagtacacacaaaagagaagccatactgctgtgagatttgcaataaatcTTTCTCATTAAAAAGTAATCTAGTAagccacatgagagtacatacaaaggagaagccatacatctGTGAGTTTTGCAATAAGGGTTTCTCACAGAAAGGTAGTCTAGTGGGACatataagaatacatacaaaggaaaagccataCGGCTGTGAGATCTGTAATAAGGTCTTTGCTTTGAAAGGTGGTTTAGTAAAGCACACAAGAGTACATACGAAGGGTAAGCCATAAGCCAGATGCATCTTAGgtattaaaagttatttttttttttctgatttgtgttGGGTATGTTATTCTTAATATGTAGTTTTGTCAAGTTTATTCAAGTTTTACTCGATATGACTTGTGTGTTAGTCTCCATAAACTTATCCACATGCACTGTTG
Proteins encoded:
- the LOC119568512 gene encoding zinc finger protein OZF-like codes for the protein MQLTGLEYKIPMRLRLSAIYIEGEYDEQRVWLQITLLRRVMMSVLSDGMPLAPLTGEEIVGIGVGVKEELSEDFPEDACLEIKEEPLDYGDETRNDVCNMKVIHESPFFHNLHDLRPEAHAKDSCNLVQDCNDMSKLQFGAKDCGKTCSSDGVQVMYEESLKEEPQLKVESIRKCFACEVCGKEVSQKSHITFHMGVHKKEKPYNCEICNKAFPSKSVLEKHVDVHTEGNPYNYEKPFSYELYNKSISPKHNLVKNMRVHTKKKTYSCDTCSRKFSERRYLVQHIRIHTKEKPYICEICNNTFLLKSYLVRHMRTHTKEKPYNCEICNKDFSSKSKVAIHMRVHTKEKPYKCEICNKNFSHRANLARHRRLHTEEKPYSCEICNKGFSEKYRLESHMRVHTKEKLYSCEICNKAFSYKESLGIHMRMHRKEETYSLSHMRVHTKEKPYICEFCNKGFSQKGSLVGHIRIHTKEKPYGCEICNKVFALKGGLVKHTRVHTKGKP